The genomic window agatatttgtaatccagggtaaatgttgagagaaggcaattatgtcgaattccacaggttccatggtagTAAAACGAGAGAACCGTCTCTGTAGATTTTATTTGTCGTCGTTCCAAACCCACATACGatttatcaccgaaagtgacttgtcacaaggtgtatcgtcttcaagtgaattaccacaccacacccaggcaagggttaacacatcagtggtcttcacaggacaccccaaatcagatccactcctatggatcaaacgaggtgacaactaCACATTCAATGTAtggtgaatcgataattaacccacccttgtgggcataggaaattTCCAAACAGTGACGCTTGGCCAATAGTTCCCTAGTTTCAATCCTTCGATTTTGCCTCCTTCGTCTCCATCTGTCTCTGAGAgtctgtgtcctcagttaaatctaaacaagctgcgagcaatgtaaacaagctgcaagtcagactgattcaccttcttaatctctctctgtcTTAAAATGACaatccacagcaaacaaaacctatagggattcataacaatggccactccccattgtgaactgactggtgtgcaagTAGTTGGgacgactgagtgaatcccttcccacagactgagcaagtgaacggcttctccccagtgtgaacttgctgatgtctctgtaggttggatgatccagtgaatctcttcccacattttgAGCAGGCGAACGGCCtttcccctgtgtgaactcgctggtgtttcagtagTTGGAATGACAGACTGAATcgtttcccacagactgagcaagtgaatggcttctccccagtgtgaattcgctggtgtgcctgtagggtggaagattgagtgaatcccttcccacattctgagcaggtgaacggcctctccccagtgtgaactcgctgatgtctctgcaggtgggatgactgagtgaatcccttcccacattctgagcaggtgaatggcttctccccagtgtgaactcgctgatgtaccagtaggcagGATGAAtctgtgaatcccttcccacattctgagcaggtgaacaacttctccccagtgtgaactcgctgatgtttctgccgggtggatgaatcagtgaatcccttcccacagactgagcaggtgaatcgcttctccccagtgtgaactcgctgatgtctctgcaggtgggatgactgagtgaatcccttcccacattctgagcaggtgaacggcctctcccctgtgtgaactcgctgatgactcagtaggctggatgactgagtaaatcccttcccacattctgagcaggtgaacggcctctccccattgtgaactggcTGATGATTCTGTAAGTTGCATAAGTGAGTGaagctcttcccacagtctgagcaggtgaacggtttctccccagtgtgaactcgctggtgtctctgcaggtgggatgactgactgaatcccttcccacattctgagcaggtgaatggcttctccccagtgtgaactcgctgatgattctgtaggttggataactcagtgaatctcttcccacattctgagcaggtgaacggcttctccccagtgtgaactcgctgatgactcagcagGTGGGATGATTtaatgaatctcttcccacagactgagcaagtgaatggccgctccctggtttgaactcgctggtgagccattaggtcagatgactgagtgaatcttttcccagaaattcagcagatgacaagCCTCTGCCTGGTGTGacctgactggtgtgtccacagtgGGAAAACTGAATGAATCCTTTCTCAcgcacagaacaggtgaatggccttgcccagtgtgaacttgctgatgtaccttcagttgagatgaccgagtgaatccattcccactgtctgagaaggtgaacggcctttctcctgtgtaaaatgacgggtgtgccagttggtcagttaaccgagtgaatccatccccactgtctgagcaggaaggatggtcgattgaatcccttgctccacttcttaaatacctAGACAgaaacagcaaaactggtgtgtcatgtttgagcttcctggagacaaattccttctcgtttttaacctgtaaaaagatttgcaaaatccatcaatgggtttaggacAATATTTCAGTTgaaattacttgagttgccaaggtttgatctggtatcacactgttacagtgaggttcaacccaagcTGGACAGAgatatcatctcctgactgggcagagtgctggtatctggaatgaccatcaattctctgatgctcttcctgtctctataagaatggggcattttgGCCATCTCCAATTTGAACCCtcactcagtttgactctctccattggtattattccccccTCCTGCTgaactgcatgggtgcctggccccacagtaacaaaacagtctcacacaaatagtctttcttgacgtgcatctgggattttcttttatgtattattaacttaaagtgccacagttttaacaccatataaaaaattcctgctgagatgaatggttggtccgcacgTCGGTTAAAAGGatttagagtgaatttttgtattatttcaggttcttgtcacagtcatagaaaattacagcacagaaacaggccctttgggccatctagtttatgcagaactatttaaattgcccactcccaaacccttaccatccaggtacctgcacaaacctcttaaatgttgaaattgtgtttgcatgcatcacttgtgctggctgctcattccacacccggatgaccgtctgtgtgaagaagtttcccctcatgttccctttaacgtttcaactttcacccttaacccatggcctctggttgtagtcccacccccatctcagtggagaaagccagcttgcatttaaactatctatgcccctctatcacaatcaaatctcccctcaatcttctacattccaaggaataaagtcctgatttgttcaatctttccttataatccaagtcctccagacatggcaacatccttgtgaattttctctgaaatctctgaacttcttttacatctttcctgtaggtaggtgaccaaaactgcacagaatactccaaataaggcctcaccaatgtcttctacaagtcaacataacatccatctattgtcagtatatggttcatgaaggccaatgaactAAAATCTTTCCTTCCATCACTATCTAACTGTgaaaccactttcagtgaattaaggacttgtattcccaggtccctttcttctacaacactcctccgtgcccgaccagtcactgtgaaagtcctCCCTTGGTAgctcataccaaagtgcaacaactcacactggtctgcattaaattccattttccatttcccaaaccatttttccagctggtgcagatcacactgcaagccatgatagtcttatTGCAGTCCGCTGAACCCCCAGTCttgttgtcatccacaaatttgctgatccagttaaccacactatcatccagattactgatgtagatgacaaacaacaacagatccagcactgatccctgtggcaaccactagacagaggcttccagtcagagaggcaaccatctgctaccacactctggcttctcccaaagacagtgtctcatccaatttactgtctcatcttgaatgctgagtgactgaaccttcttgaccaacctcccatatgagactttgtcaagtgccttgctaaagtccatgtagacaacatccactgccttgccttcatccactttcctgataacttcctcgagagactctatatGATTGGCTAGacccatgctgtctatcctttatcagtccacacctatccaaatacttacagtatatacttggttcctgcacacacattccaataactttcccagtactgatgtcaagctcaccaacgTATAACttcctagtttatttttacagcctttcttgaacagcagaacaacactgtctgtcctccaatcctccagtacctcacctgtcactaaggatgatttaaatatctgtgcttaggCCCcgataatttctgcacttgtcttccgcagggtcctagtgaacaacttgtcaggccctggggattgatccacactaatttgcctcaagacagcaaatccctccacctctgtaatctgtacagggtccatgaagttgatgcagctttgcctcacttctgtagactctgtgttcaGCTCTTGattaaatacggatgcaaaaaaaatctccccGTCTATGTTATCCCTTcttatggattaccattctgatcttccagagaattaaGTTTTTCCCAtgcaatcattttgctcttaacatatcagcagaatccctgaggattctccttcaccttgtctgctggggcaacctcatgccttcttttatttctttcataagtgttcacttgaatttcctgtatttcataagtaccccatttgttcctctctgcctgtacctggtatgcacctcctttttattgatctgggagaggaaagccaaaggggtgatgcTTTGAGGTgcatgctgggaggtgggggtaaggaGGATTAACCTAAAGtagcagggggaatgggagcctgaataacagaacagataatagagaggttgtggagacagatgttcaggcctcagacaaagtcaggaaagaaaaagttgagcatggtgcagtgaatatgctgagccctgtatatttcaatggaaggagcagcgtaggaaaggtggatgtgttcagggcatggatcaacacctggaatcaacactaggatctggcaactgtggactgggacaggctgttttatgGCAAAGGtctgcttggtaaatgggaggccttcaaaccaaaattttgaaagtacagagcgggtttgtcagaataaaaggtaaagatagaaactgtagggaaccttggatttcaagagatattgagaccctggtaaagcacaaaatggaaatgcataacagggataggcagtcagtttcttacggagtataagaaatgcaagagaacacataagaaatcaATCAGGATGGCTAAAGGATGGCATGAGGTCgctgtcacagaaaaggtgaaggataatcctcagggattctagagagagattaagagcaaaaggattgcaaggcacaaagttggtcctctggaagaccggaatggcaatccacgtgtggaaacaaagcagatgggggagatcttaaatatttttccattctctatttactcaggagatggacaaagggtctatgggagtgtggaaaagcaGCATTAAAATTGTGGACCCGGTAGAGTTTAAAGAAGAGAAGTTACTTCACTGTTCAAAATGgaacgtagaaatctacagcatattccaggccattccgactaaaatgttgtgccaatcatgtgacctactctagtaactgcccagaatttccccagcacacaccctctatttttctaagctacatgtacctatctaagaggctgttgaaagaccctgttgtatctgcctcaacaaccacagctggcagcacattccacgcacccaccactctctgtgtaaaaacttacccctgacatcccctcagtatctatttccaagcaccttaaaactatgccccctcatgttaaccatttcaaccctggggaaaaactgCTGGCCACCCACacgctcaatacccctcatcatttgactcctctgccaggtaattaaccccaacagcttctaaagtggtccacctgttgttgttggggatggccactagagtactctgtgatgcctatttaacctcattttccttcctgactctcacccagtttcctttgTCCTgccccttgggtgtaactcacctctcttcatgtcatatctatcacgccctccaactgctggatgatctggaattcacccatttcaagttgcagctcattgaagtgcagggttacaagctgcagctggatgcacatcttgtaggtgagggcatcagggacacgggaggtctcccctccttccctccaatacttctctaatttgtaaaaatctcccctctaatttgtaataactactgtgcagataaatcttgtactgtgcattttttacccagtgacaagatgtgcacagtgaattttatatagagaggcatTCATTCTAACAGctggcaaatcactgtcaataggaactttgatctcctctgggtttgatccagttcatctgcactctcacacaacctatgtagcaggcctggaaCGGGTAAcagaggattttctcaccaaagcttttgcacattgtccatatgtggtttgcttgctaaactatgctttaaaaagtcagatttccaaatatcacgccacttcttcccacttgcaaattctccagtaacttttgcatcaccaaaatgcaaacaggcatcCCCAGTTTCTGTActctacataaatattccccctgaaccctcccccaatgactgatggtggtgaactcagtgatggcaatgccaatgaatatgaagggaagggcagtgtcTGTCTCaccggagtctggcacatttgtgatgttaaAGCTGCTTGTTACCCAGGACAAAGGTGCTTGATATCAtaatgtacccagagagaatgggacaaaacatgttctcaccggtagaaaagtccagagcaagaggaggtagaacaagcaacacacacaaaatgctggaggaactcagcaggccaggcagcatctatggtaaagagtactaatgctgagttcctccgcattttgtgtgttgcttggatttcctgccgctgcagattttctcttgctgcggttggaggcagaacaaaggtgatttcctCAACAGCTGATAGAAAGATTGTGTTCTCTTTTTCCGAGTTCATAGTCCTTGCATTCAGATTGCTAGAGCTCAACTCTGTCTGTGAGATCTATCTGCTCACATTCCGATTAGCCGGAAGCTCTCCGGGACCCGTATACAGATCGTGGGGctcagagagaggaaaaagacctgCCTGTGCCGAGTTTGCGGGCCACAGTCTCCGGTTCTCACAGCAATTGTCACTCAATTAGAGTCGAAAAATCCCTTACCTTTCCGCTCCTCCCGACATTTtgtatactgcgcgcatgcgtattTATCAGAGCCGGCAGCaatcctgacgcctgcgcatttgattGGTGCTTCAAAGGACAGCGAAATTTTAACCGCGGGGCTTTATGGGTAATCATGGTGCCATTAAAAATTTCTGCATGCATCGGTtccatgtccatatctcagtttttttgtgtgtgtagaaaactcagcagctttcttaacgcagaaagcggctcccataaacgaTACACTCATTATCAACATGCAtttcgtgtatctaatgccaaagtacaatcctcttacaaatgcagatgtgaaactaaagagattctgcagttgctggaaatacagagacgcacacacacacacacacacacacacacacacacacacacacacacacacacacacacacacacacacacacacacacacacacaatactggaggaactctgcagttcaggcagcaactaagcagaggagtacacagtctagacatgctgaaggggctcggcttAAATGCTGCCCAtttcttcctctccacatttgctgcctgatctgctgattacctgcaatgttttgtagaaattaaccattttgtttttcaattaaccattttccaaatgtttctcatctttcattCATAGCCCACATCCTTCTGGTctggttcctcttcctcctcctgctcgtaacctccagaccccatctcttTCCGGAGCCCCCAAAGCCCTGATTGGTGCTGgtaactctttggtttctgactctgctccactgAAGATTCACTCGATAGTCTGCTGTCaggctttagaggtgcattgcagcaacccagctgtctgaggcacagtcctttgaaattggtgaaaatgacacagaatttgaaaagagcagggaaaaGGAGTTTAACCACCTTAGTCCAGAGCCCTGGGGAAGGTCAAATACTCAGCGAGCTCATCGTGTTAATTAGCCTGGgggaaatcatgcaggaaattcatgcaggtgtataagatgatgagaggctttgatcgtgggaaaagtcagaggctttttctcccccagggctgagatggctaacacGTGGGGGGCatagttaaggtgcttggaagtagttcaagggagatgtcagagatatatattttttatacagatagtggtgggtgtgtggactgcactgccagcgacggtggtatagACGGGTACAATTGAGTCTTTTAAGAGAACTTTAGaaaggtacacggagcttaggaaaatagagggttctgtcgtagggtaattctaggcattttctagagttggttgctgtgggccgaagggcctgtaatttgctgcagaTTTCTCTGATTCTgggaattcaag from Hemitrygon akajei unplaced genomic scaffold, sHemAka1.3 Scf000048, whole genome shotgun sequence includes these protein-coding regions:
- the LOC140720899 gene encoding uncharacterized protein, which gives rise to MAHQRVQTRERPFTCSVCGKRFIKSSHLLSHQRVHTGEKPFTCSECGKRFTELSNLQNHQRVHTGEKPFTCSECGKGFSQSSHLQRHQRVHTGEKPFTCSDCGKSFTHLCNLQNHQPVHNGERPFTCSECGKGFTQSSSLLSHQRVHTGERPFTCSECGKGFTQSSHLQRHQRVHTGEKRFTCSVCGKGFTDSSTRQKHQRVHTGEKLFTCSECGKGFTDSSCLLVHQRVHTGEKPFTCSECGKGFTQSSHLQRHQRVHTGERPFTCSECGKGFTQSSTLQAHQRIHTGEKPFTCSVCGKRFSLSFQLLKHQRVHTGERPFACSKCGKRFTGSSNLQRHQQVHTGEKPFTCSVCGKGFTQSSQLLAHQSVHNGEWPLL